The Muricauda sp. SCSIO 65647 genome includes a region encoding these proteins:
- a CDS encoding GumC family protein codes for MGENIDLKDLIRSYTKHWKWFALSVFVALSLAYLFLKYTTPLYLAEAKIKIIEDESASGGIDLFKELDIFSGSQNQVEDEIEIINSRSNMIEVVKKLGLNTQVIALGNIRDSEIYVNPPVNINFIMADSLLNKAEFAFYLTPISTTTFQYKEDEGEPSKAYAFGKNVRTPFGDIVLTPNLENFERFIDRDLMVIVSPVGNMAQYYVNQINIGAAEEYSNIVFISLQDPIKEKARNILDELINTYNANAIKDKKEIADRTADFINERIADISSNLTSVDQTAEDFKTQSGVTDIASEANINLNVGAANRQELASAQTQLQIAASMKDIVDQQEGYEVLPSNLGLSDPTIANATEQYNQLVQQRNRMLESSNEKNPVIQNLDQQLNGLKRTMQASLNSTVNNLGLQVNTLSGQQAIIQSKIYSAPGKERALRDITRQQQTTESLYLYLLQKREEAQIAVASTSPKCKIIDMAHNPTEFPVSPRKSFVYLASFILGLLLPFSIIYVNNLIDNKIHNMHGLEKLVKGVPILGEIPKLSKKEQKLIVKDDRSILAEALRILRTNLDYLIKTRQSKGGGKNNVVFITSSVSGEGKTFISSNMAMILASTHKKVLLIGGDIRNPKIYSFFTGGQVDKLSGPKRGKDVGLTEYILDRDLTMRDITNTMLVYENDIDVIYSGRIPPNPAELLLSERMKSLILQASEKYDYVLVDTAPLMVVTDTLLISTYADHLIYVTRADVTESRAVEYPIKLQEEGKIKGLCFVVNDVKTSELGYGGKYGYGYGRTTKKWWKL; via the coding sequence ATGGGAGAAAACATTGATTTAAAGGATTTAATAAGATCCTACACCAAACATTGGAAATGGTTTGCACTTTCCGTTTTTGTCGCCCTGAGTTTGGCATATCTTTTCTTGAAATATACGACACCGCTGTATTTGGCCGAAGCCAAAATTAAGATTATTGAGGATGAAAGCGCCAGTGGCGGTATAGATCTTTTTAAAGAGCTCGATATTTTCTCTGGATCACAAAATCAGGTCGAAGATGAAATTGAAATCATCAATTCTCGATCAAACATGATTGAAGTGGTCAAAAAACTCGGCCTGAACACACAGGTAATAGCATTGGGCAATATCAGGGATAGTGAGATCTATGTGAATCCACCTGTCAACATTAATTTCATAATGGCCGATTCATTGTTGAACAAAGCTGAATTTGCTTTTTATCTTACGCCCATATCGACCACCACCTTTCAATACAAAGAAGACGAGGGTGAGCCTTCAAAAGCCTATGCCTTCGGCAAAAATGTTCGCACGCCCTTTGGTGATATTGTGTTGACACCAAACCTTGAGAATTTTGAGCGTTTTATCGACAGAGACCTTATGGTTATCGTTTCACCGGTAGGCAATATGGCGCAGTATTATGTAAATCAAATAAATATTGGAGCCGCTGAAGAATACTCAAATATCGTTTTTATTTCTCTTCAAGATCCAATCAAAGAAAAGGCAAGAAACATTCTCGATGAATTGATAAACACTTACAATGCCAATGCGATTAAGGATAAAAAGGAAATAGCTGACCGAACGGCAGACTTTATCAACGAACGAATTGCAGACATTTCTTCAAACCTTACCTCGGTTGATCAGACGGCCGAAGATTTTAAGACCCAAAGTGGGGTGACCGATATTGCCTCAGAGGCGAACATCAACCTGAATGTGGGTGCTGCAAACCGACAAGAACTTGCCAGCGCCCAGACACAGTTGCAAATTGCGGCTTCTATGAAAGATATTGTTGACCAACAAGAAGGGTATGAGGTTTTGCCTTCAAATTTGGGTTTGTCCGATCCAACAATCGCAAATGCTACCGAACAATATAACCAATTGGTTCAACAAAGAAACCGCATGTTGGAAAGCTCAAATGAAAAAAACCCGGTTATTCAAAATCTTGATCAGCAATTGAATGGCTTAAAACGCACTATGCAGGCCAGTTTGAACAGCACTGTCAACAATTTAGGGCTACAGGTTAATACCTTGAGCGGTCAGCAGGCCATTATACAATCAAAAATATATTCTGCACCAGGTAAAGAACGGGCCCTTAGAGATATAACACGACAACAACAAACTACTGAATCACTTTATCTCTATTTGTTGCAGAAAAGGGAAGAGGCGCAAATAGCGGTAGCTTCTACTTCACCCAAGTGCAAAATTATTGATATGGCCCACAACCCTACAGAATTTCCGGTATCGCCTAGAAAGTCATTTGTATATCTAGCATCTTTCATTCTAGGACTTTTGCTGCCTTTTTCTATCATCTACGTCAACAATTTGATAGATAACAAGATTCACAATATGCACGGTCTTGAAAAATTGGTAAAAGGCGTGCCTATTTTGGGCGAGATTCCCAAATTGAGCAAAAAGGAACAAAAACTCATTGTGAAAGATGACCGTTCAATACTGGCTGAGGCACTCCGTATTCTGAGAACCAACCTTGATTATCTCATTAAAACGAGGCAGTCAAAGGGCGGGGGCAAAAATAATGTCGTCTTTATTACCTCAAGTGTTTCTGGCGAAGGAAAAACGTTTATTTCGTCAAACATGGCCATGATTTTGGCAAGTACGCATAAGAAAGTATTGTTGATTGGGGGCGATATCAGGAATCCCAAAATCTATTCTTTTTTTACCGGCGGGCAGGTAGATAAATTATCAGGTCCAAAAAGAGGTAAGGATGTAGGGCTTACTGAATATATCTTAGATCGTGACTTGACGATGCGTGATATCACCAACACCATGTTGGTCTATGAGAATGATATCGATGTCATCTACTCTGGTAGAATACCACCGAACCCTGCCGAACTGCTATTGAGTGAGCGCATGAAATCGCTCATACTGCAAGCATCTGAAAAATATGATTATGTACTTGTTGATACAGCTCCTTTGATGGTGGTGACCGACACCCTTCTAATTAGCACTTACGCAGACCATTTGATTTATGTCACACGTGCAGATGTGACCGAGAGTAGGGCGGTTGAATACCCTATCAAACTTCAAGAAGAGGGAAAAATCAAAGGGCTATGTTTTGTGGTCAATGATGTGAAGACATCAGAGTTGGGCTATGGTGGTAAATATGGCTATGGCTATGGGCGAACTACAAAAAAGTGGTGGAAACTTTAA
- a CDS encoding polysaccharide biosynthesis protein, whose amino-acid sequence MIKNYLLRHANRYASKWLVLLIDVLIIGLAFVMSYIIRFNMTLDFDVEKLLVQLPTIMVISTLAFLVTGSHKGFVRHTGIKDVYNLFNAICLSSILTIFLVIFNRQLDVIEGFTIPLSIIIIHSLISFIALTAARYAFKTLYESMTRKIKTIKNVLIYGAGESGIITYNALISHTASNVKVMGYIDDDKKKVGKTINGIKVYGRDILSEYFLASNNISEIIVAIHIIDNHRLRSMVEGLVDFSVEVKIVPPVQDWINGEFKVSQIKNVQIEDLLNRMPINIKKSKVANELKGKSIMVTGGAGSIGSEIVRQIANYEYKSLIIIDQAESPLYDLQQELKQNGHHNFIPIVADIRDKNRMNIYFEEHKPDILFHAAAYKHVPLMEYNAYEAIKINIGGTKIIADLSLTHNVGKFVFVSTDKAVNPTNVMGATKRIAEMYIGCMHLEGKTKFITTRFGNVLGSNGSVIPLFKKQIEKGGPLTVTHKDITRYFMTIPEASQLVLEAGAMGQGGEIFIFDMGESVKIFDLAKNMIKLSGLRYPEDIDIKITGLRPGEKLYEELLANGENTLPTYHKKIMISKARDLDYGLVRSKIDELCVSNIFFNEDTVKIMKEIVPEYVSNNSNLSKFDKQTKDSKEEGKEKILQS is encoded by the coding sequence ATGATAAAAAACTACTTGTTGAGACATGCCAACCGTTATGCCTCAAAGTGGCTGGTACTGTTAATCGACGTTCTCATTATTGGACTGGCTTTTGTGATGTCTTATATCATCAGGTTTAATATGACCTTAGACTTTGATGTAGAGAAACTTTTGGTACAACTGCCCACAATCATGGTCATTTCGACCTTGGCTTTTTTGGTTACGGGATCTCACAAAGGATTTGTAAGACATACTGGTATAAAAGACGTTTACAACTTGTTCAACGCCATCTGTCTTTCAAGTATCTTGACCATATTCTTGGTGATTTTCAACAGACAACTAGATGTAATCGAAGGGTTTACAATTCCTCTTTCCATTATCATCATTCATAGCTTGATCAGTTTTATTGCCCTTACCGCTGCTAGGTATGCTTTTAAGACACTGTACGAGAGCATGACCAGAAAAATAAAAACGATTAAAAATGTGTTGATTTATGGTGCTGGCGAGTCGGGTATTATTACCTATAACGCTTTGATAAGCCATACGGCCAGCAATGTAAAGGTGATGGGGTATATCGATGATGATAAAAAGAAAGTCGGTAAGACCATCAATGGTATAAAAGTATATGGAAGAGATATCTTAAGCGAATACTTTTTGGCGAGTAATAATATCAGTGAGATTATCGTCGCTATTCATATTATTGATAATCATAGGCTACGATCAATGGTCGAAGGTCTGGTCGACTTTTCTGTGGAAGTCAAGATAGTACCGCCTGTGCAAGATTGGATCAATGGAGAGTTCAAGGTTTCCCAAATCAAAAATGTTCAAATCGAAGATCTTTTGAATCGAATGCCCATTAACATCAAAAAATCAAAGGTTGCCAATGAGTTGAAGGGGAAAAGTATCATGGTTACCGGCGGAGCGGGATCAATTGGTAGTGAGATAGTTCGCCAAATTGCCAATTATGAATATAAATCATTGATTATTATTGATCAAGCGGAATCTCCACTGTATGATCTGCAACAAGAATTGAAGCAAAACGGTCACCATAATTTTATACCGATAGTGGCAGATATCAGGGACAAAAATCGAATGAACATTTACTTTGAAGAACACAAACCTGATATTCTTTTTCATGCTGCGGCCTACAAGCATGTACCTTTGATGGAGTATAATGCCTATGAGGCTATCAAGATAAACATTGGAGGCACCAAGATAATTGCCGACCTTTCATTGACGCATAATGTGGGCAAGTTTGTTTTTGTGTCAACCGATAAAGCGGTAAACCCTACCAATGTCATGGGTGCTACCAAACGTATTGCAGAGATGTATATCGGCTGTATGCACCTAGAGGGCAAGACCAAGTTTATTACCACACGTTTTGGCAATGTATTGGGGTCTAATGGGTCAGTTATTCCTCTTTTTAAGAAGCAGATAGAAAAGGGAGGACCCTTGACCGTTACCCATAAGGATATCACCCGGTATTTTATGACCATACCAGAAGCCTCACAATTGGTATTGGAGGCAGGCGCCATGGGGCAGGGAGGTGAAATTTTCATCTTCGATATGGGTGAATCAGTCAAAATATTCGATTTGGCAAAGAATATGATCAAGCTTTCAGGTCTTCGATACCCAGAAGACATCGACATAAAGATTACTGGGTTAAGGCCAGGCGAAAAGCTATACGAAGAGCTTTTGGCCAATGGCGAGAATACACTACCAACCTACCATAAAAAAATTATGATCAGCAAAGCCCGTGATCTTGATTATGGTTTGGTCAGGTCAAAAATTGACGAGCTTTGTGTCTCTAATATTTTCTTCAATGAAGATACGGTCAAGATTATGAAGGAAATAGTACCAGAATATGTTTCCAATAACTCCAATCTTAGTAAGTTTGACAAACAAACCAAAGATTCCAAAGAAGAGGGAAAAGAAAAAATATTACAATCTTGA
- a CDS encoding polysaccharide biosynthesis/export family protein, protein MKTNSLFSRFSMLLIILLLGSCASKKDIVYFQNAGNFETLVDRNSFTPKFKVDDVVSIHVSTLNEEASAPFNLFRGSRTSGTGITPQSVDYLVDQAGEIDFPVMGKIKIAGLSPEEVRVLLRDRLSEYLKDPIINIRLQNFTVTILGEVNRPGTYPVNGERITILEALGLAGDLTIKGQRENVMVIRDFDGTKVYNRIDLRSKEAMDSPVYYLTQNDVVYVEPNESAVTSSQLDNRASIWVSIGSVLITSAVIILTRN, encoded by the coding sequence ATGAAAACAAATTCTTTATTTTCAAGATTCTCAATGTTATTGATAATCTTGTTATTGGGCTCGTGCGCTTCAAAAAAGGACATTGTCTACTTTCAAAATGCCGGTAATTTTGAGACCTTGGTCGATAGAAACAGTTTTACACCAAAGTTCAAGGTAGACGATGTAGTGAGCATACATGTTTCTACATTGAACGAAGAGGCCAGTGCGCCCTTTAACTTATTTCGCGGATCAAGAACATCAGGTACGGGAATCACTCCCCAAAGTGTCGACTATTTGGTCGATCAGGCAGGAGAAATAGATTTTCCTGTCATGGGAAAAATAAAGATTGCCGGATTGTCACCTGAAGAGGTCAGGGTTTTATTGAGAGATCGTCTTTCAGAGTATTTGAAAGATCCCATCATCAACATTCGGTTGCAGAATTTCACCGTGACCATATTGGGCGAGGTAAATAGACCTGGCACATACCCGGTAAATGGTGAACGGATTACCATTTTAGAGGCACTTGGTTTAGCAGGTGACCTGACCATCAAGGGTCAGCGTGAGAATGTAATGGTCATTCGCGATTTTGATGGTACGAAGGTCTATAATAGAATCGATTTGAGAAGTAAAGAAGCCATGGATTCACCGGTCTATTATCTCACCCAAAACGATGTGGTCTATGTCGAGCCCAATGAATCAGCTGTCACTTCCTCTCAATTGGATAACCGGGCCAGTATTTGGGTATCGATAGGGTCGGTATTGATAACATCGGCCGTAATCATTTTGACTAGAAACTAA